The sequence below is a genomic window from Lolium perenne isolate Kyuss_39 chromosome 4, Kyuss_2.0, whole genome shotgun sequence.
GTGGCATAGTATGTATAAGAAAGGCTGCTCTTACTGACTACTCTTTGGACTCCAGCCAAGCTGTTTCATGGGCTGCAGGATAAATTCTCAAACTGAAAACTCTATACATGATCATGGCTGCATCTCCTTGTTATATTCTTGGAAAAATATTTAGTACATCAACTGGAGGGTATAAGTTACCACTTTTGCCTCATTGCTCTTAAATGCTTGATAATTCTTCTTGGGATTAAACATTTGATGATTGTATGTACTAGACAGTATGATGATTGTATCTAGGTCCATATCTCCGTCTATTTATACATTTCAAGTAATATTTAATGTTTACCTGTTAGCGTCCTGAAGCTAGGATTGCAGGAGATGTATGGCGGTGCATGCTTCCTTTCTTCCTATTTTTTCGGAACGGCAGACGGTCTGATGGTTGACGAGGTTCATGGGTTTAATTTTTCCTCCTATCACCTGGGGAACTGGGAGCTATACAGTAGTACAGTCAGCTCTTTGGATGTGCCACTTGCCACCAGCTGACTGGATATAAAGGATAGAATGAAAAAGATGCGTTAAACTTATAGAAGTACCAATCCAGGGACTATTTTCCTGCCAGCTGGTGTCTTTGTGCTATCCCGTTACTACTTATGGATAGCATTGTTTTGCTGATTGTTACAACTAAGCAATAGACTTAATTTCTGCAAATCATGAAAGCTCGTTTTATATTTAATATTGGTCATTACCTCTTATGCTAGCAGATAGTTAAGATTAGGGATCCTGAGCAACAGCTTTATATGGTGGGTGTCCCTGAAGAACACATTGGAGGGCATGCATTCCATTTGTATCATATGACTTCTCCAGATGACAGGTAATTACCATCCTCCTGAAATGCCATCTTTCCATTCAGGTTTGCTGATTATTCTCTTTTCTCCTGTCAGTGTTTCACTTGAGATCCAGCACAATGTTTGTGGCCGTTCAATATATGCTGAAGGGTCGGTTGATGCTGCAGTATTTCTGTATAAGAAGGTTTGTGTATATCTTGCTTCATATGACTAGTGTCACGTGTTGCTTCTCCTTACTCTTTCTTTGTAATTTAGGTACAATCAATGGATCCTAAGAGAATTTACAACATGATTGATGTCTTGGAAGCAGGCGATATGCGGTGAAGTTGACTGACTACCTCTTCATGAATATTTGCGAAATTTTGAATAGACTAGTGAGTAGCTGTAAAATACTGTAGATGAATATAACCTAGTCGCACTGTCCTAAACTCTTAGTGAATGTTTTTTCTAGTGAATGCACATTATGTTTATTGAATTGCATGCACCTGTATAGTTAGTCCGAAACATTAAACTGTATTCACATTGGACAACGCAAGTGGTGGCAGGCCGCAAATACTGTTGCAGTGGCACCTTGCTCATTGATCTACCCAAATTTCATCACATATTTCCATCGCTGCTGTTAGAGAGGTTAGCAAGAAGGGAATGTACTGTACCCTCAATCAGGAGGTAAGTGGCCGGAGTAGCTGGAGACATCAAGGAAAAGTTGGATATATAAAAGTCAATCATATTTCCAACTCATTACAGCTTAGTAGTACATAAGAGTGAAGAGTAACAGTTCACACAAAATAGgcaaagatacaatgcatagcatCGCATTCCTAACCCAGCAACGGAAGTGCTCTTGAGCCAAACTAACAATCAACCTCACAAACTTATTCAGTGGAAATGACAAAACCCCTTAGGGCCAAGGAAACAATCCTGCATGGTTGCAACTGAAAGACCGAAGACAGATCAAAGTATCTATGGCTTGGTGTTCTGCTCGGCAGGAGGGAAGAAGGGCAGTTTCTTGAGGAATGGGAGCATCTTCTTGAAGAGCTGTGGGTCGGTGACAGCATTGCGTTCGGATGGCGGGCCGTAGATCGGCATGGGCTTTGGTGGCATGGCGACAGGCGGTAGAGCGTGGTCATGGTCATGATCGTGCTTGGGAGGGATGGGCTTACCGGCAGGCGGGAGATCGTGGTCATGATCGTGATCGTGCTTGGGAGGGATTGGCTTACTAGGCAGGTGGGGGTGATCGTGGTCATGTTTGGGCGGCTTGATGCCAGGCAGGTGAGGGTGATCATGATCATGCTTGGGCGGCTTGATCATGGGCGGATGGCAGAGGAACGCCGAGGCGCATTCCGCTGACGGTTCGTGCACCTTCCCAGCGAGCGCCATGAAGGCCGTCTTGCCGCCGTGGCTGGGTGCCGCGACGATCTTGGAGGGCTCCTGCCCGGGGCACGGCATGTTCGACGCACTGTGGAGCTGCGCTAGGCAGTCATGCTTCAGCTCTCCGTCCACGCCTACAAGGTCAGCAGCGAGAGGCACGCTGAAGGCGCCAGACTTGTCCAATTGCCCGACGGCCTTGCTCTCGTACTCGCCCTTGCTGCTCTTGCACTTGACCACCACTTGAAGACCTGAGACAAGGTAATAACAAGTTGATAAAACGGCTAATTATATTTTGATTCCTTTGTAAACTATGATGCTGTTGATCGCAAGCAAATTGTGTACCTTTGAAAGCTGCCTCGGCATTCATGTTCTTCCTGGTACAGTCGGAGCACCTGGCCAGGCCGACCACCACCGGCACTGTCTCGCCGTGCACAGCATCTGCGAGACCGATCGCCAGCGCCACGGTGCAGACTCCTAACAGAAACTGTCGAGGCAGGAACTCCATGCTGGAACTCTTAAGGAAGGGGAAAGCTGTGGATGGATGTGGAACGCAGCGGGCGCCGTTTATATAGGCGTCGAACACCGGCGACCGGAGCGGCCCGGCAGTGAAACGAGTGAAGACTGGCTAAAATTTGCGCCGGTTTTACAGATTACCCATTAATGTCGCCTCAATGTGATCACCGTTGCTTGAGTTCTACTCTTCCAGCCTACCTAGTACTGGCCGTTAAATGTTGAAGCGAGGTGCACTATTTGTGCACATGGATTGTCCCTTTCTATAAGGGCGCTGCTTGAGTGTTGTTAATGATTCTTCAATTTTGAGCAGGCAGTGGAGTTTAGGGTATGTTTGGTTCTCGCCCCAGCGCGCCCTACCAACTTGCGGGCGTGCCAAATTATTGGCGAAAGAATCGCCCGCCCGCAGATTGCCCAAGATTTGGCTAAAAATACACTGTGCCGCGCCATGCGAACTGGGGCTCGCCAAAAAACTGGAAGCAAACCAAACAGCAGTCGTGGGTCACGTTACCAAGCTAGAAGAATGGCACGTCGATTTTCGTTATAGATGACACTGGCGATTAGCCATCACAGGTTGCACTGAGTCACGTTACCAAGCTAGAAGATTGGCACGTCGATTTTCTTTATACAAATGGCACGGCGACTGTGGTGTCGTATATATAACAGTAAAATTGGCGAAAAGTTTGCAACTCATGGCCGGACCAAAGCCTTGTCCTGGAAGGCCAACTGGGACCATTGTCGGCGACGCCCTTGGGTGCCAACTACTTGTTGAAGGCATCATCATGGCGGTGTTCTTCCTCCGCTCGAGATTCTcccgggaaaccctagatccggatCAGGCGAGGCAACGCTCTTGCGTCGTTTTCCTTTTGGGGTCTCGCCTTGGATGTTTAGCTAGCTTGAGGGACCAGTGTAGTAAATTGGTAGTTGGCGGCAGCGAAGCTGCACGGCAAACGCAGCTACGACGGACAAGCGGATGCAATCGGggttttgttgaatttcatgtgaaaaTCCTGCCATCTGCAATGTTGGCGATGGGGTTGCTCTCGGTCCTCCTCCCCGGAGGCATCTTGTGGGGCCCCTTGCCTCCCGTGTTGGTGCTTCCTCTATTCGCCTCGTCTGCGATGTTCTGTTTTCGTCTTCGGCTAGGCGGTGAATGGCCCTAGGGCCGGCGTGGATGTCGAAGCGACCACTCTGAATTTTTTCCACCGCTGTAttgtgctgaggtgtttggttgtCGTCTTTAGTCGCTAGGGCGACTTGGTCTCCGACTCGTGTGGAGGTGCAGCCTCGGGGCGATGTGGTATGTTGTGTGTTGTATTGCTTTCAGCCAGTTTTTCTTATAAACTGTCCAACCTTTTGCAACTTAATCAATGAAAATGTATTGCCTAGGTTGGAGAAAAACAGAAGCAAAAAGTGATCTTTAATTGCCTCTCAAGTGGAGATTAATTTGGGGAGGTGCTCTGATGCATGTTCCTTCTAGCTGCACCTGGCTGTGGGCAATACTTGATTATCGTAGGCTTGTAGGGCATCTGATTAATTAGCTGCTGAACAAGACCTTGATGTATAGAACCACCATGTCGCCTTGTCCCGCTAACCAGGCCCGGCCCTGAACCGGTGCAGCCGGTGCGGCCGCACGGGGCCTCCAAGCGCCAGGGGCCCTCATCTACGTATGTGAGCATGTCTAATGGAACCCTTAAATCTGTATATAACCGTTTTTTTACGGATTTAAGGGTTTAAATGCCATTTAGTGGaacccctaaacccctaaatctgtaaaaaaaattagagatcgagGCCCCAACCCGTGCTCCGACCTGTACATTTAAGGGTTGGAGGGGCCAACCCCTACCACAACCTGTACAAATAACCGTTTTTTACGGGTTTAAGGGTTCCACTAAATGCCTCCTGTTTTTCACACCTCCAACCCCTCCAATTTTGCCAATTCTCGACCCTTATAGCTATAAGGGTTTAAGGGTtccattagacatgctcttacatTATACTACATACTATACAGTAGTAGTACAAGGCAGGCAAGTTGCTGTCCCTaggtggaagattggtactcattaattcggtactcacaaacatggtactgtatatgttatcatttttcatcctaccaaaaggaattctgcataaactcgattattatcgatccagattcttttggcaaggggacagtgagaaaaagaaatatcgactggttaagtggagtatagtttgtagtcccaaagaccaaggtgggcttggagttcatgatttGGAAGTCAAGAATTCGGACCTATTGGGAAAATGGCTGTTTAAGCTCCTCACTGAGGATGGGACTTGGCAGACTATCCTTCGGCGAAAGTATATCGGTTCGAAGACGTTATCCCAAATGGTTTGGAAACCaggggattctcacttctgggccGGGCTAATGGCGACTAAAAATGAATTTTTTCGCCATGGCACTTTCTCAATCAGAAATGGAGCACAAATacgtttctgggaagatgcttggcttgACAACGCACccctaagtgaacagtatccagctctttataggattgctcgtcgtcaaggtgataccattgctactgtaatggctacctcacccccgaatgtgacgttcagacgggttttacttggacaaagacttGCGGCATGGAATACCTTAATTCAACGGCTCGGGGATATTCAATTATCGGACGAACcggacgaatttagatggaaccttcatgCCAACGGTGCTTTCTCTGTGAAATCTTTCTACAACGCGATCCTTCTTTCTGATCTACCAGTGGATAATAATaaaaagatttggaagatgaagataccattaaaaattaaattttttggatggtatcttcgtcgaggggtaatcctcaccaaagacaatcttgttaagcgtaattggcatgggagtactcgatgtgttttctgtcaacaggacgaaacaatcaagcacttgttcttccagtgccagtttgcgagatctatatggtcagtcatccaagtagcgtctaccctgtatcctccgactagtgttgcCAATGTCTTTGGTAATTGGCTCCATGGTgttgattcaaggtttaagttgcttcttagggtgggggcgctagcagttatctgggcgctttggctatgtagaaatgacaagatttttaatgatatgaattgctctttgttgcaggtcatctacagatgtacaggtattctccgttcatggttacctcttcagcgagtggagaaccgagacctgtttacggaggtctgtacacggttggaggctacggcgagggatactttttcccaacatgggtggcagcatagtctacggatagatgccccacctacTTCTTAGGCGTTATATGTTTCATCTTGATgtgtatctcgcctagtttttgTTTTTATCACTTTCGAAACCTGAGACAAcagaaacggctgtgtgcatcctggttatgcagaggctggatgtaattgcttataaAAGTAATGAAAGCATCATTTATCGAAAAAAGCAGTACAAGGCAGGCACGATTAGCTAGCTTGTTTGGAAAGAGGCATTGATTGATCGCAAAAAAAAGAGGCATTGATGTATCCTGGCTGGACTCACGTATCGATAGGAAATAACCGGCCACATTGACCCAGTCTAGCGCCAGCCGCATCGTCTTCTCCTCTGCCTCCTCGTTTTTCTGTTCCGCTGTTCCCCAATCCCAAATCGGCAAATCCCCAATCACAGCGAAAGTGGCGACGACCGATGATGGGGCTCTCTCGCCTTGAGATTTCTAGCCGTTTTGGAGGGATTAATGGAGGAGACCATGATTCATTAATTTCCAAGAAATTTGGCCCGAATTTGCAACGGTTAGTTCATCCTCTCCTATATATTCTTCAAGATTGGTCTATTCTTGTTCATATGATTCGGTTCTGTTTCTCTACTTCTTCATTCCTCATTCCTCAATCAGGGTTCAAGGACAAAATACTGAAGAAAGGGGCAAGAGGAGTAGAGCAGCCGCACGCAGCGGGTACGGACGGGCGGCGCGACGGCAGCGGCGCCCGGCGGTCAGCAGCAAGCCGACAACAACAAGTCAAGCAGCATCCTAGCTCCAGGTTCATTTGTTTCAACTTTTATTTTGCATGCCTAATTCATCCTGTGTGCCAAGATGTCATCTAGAAAGGCCTCTGGTCATGAAAAGCAACAACAATATGCATTGAGAAGGGCCTATTTGATCAGATTAATGTTGATAATATTATCaatgactttgcatcaacaaattttagaaaaaagcgCTTCACATAGTTGGTGCATTTGTCTATTTTGCATGTCAGTACAAGATCTGAGTACAAGCTGGAGAGCGGGCTAGAGACCTGGAATGCAAGATGTGGAGAGCAAGCACAAGTTTGAGCTGAAATGTTATAAGATCATGAGTAGATGTTTTGTGAGTTGAACACTGTCACCCATAATATCATGAGTATTTTCTTGAGAAGATAGGAAGAATTATGTTAAATGATTAAATTTGTATTAAATTAAATATTAAAAATCATCTCTATTGCTTATGTACGGGGGCCCTTTTTTTTTGCCTTGCACCGGGGCCTGGAATGCCAGGGCCGGCCCTGCCGCTAACTGGCAGCGTGCTATCAAAACTCCGCGGTGAGTCGTACGTAACGAGTTGGCAGTTTGGCCAAGGGCGGATTTACCATCCGGGCACCCTGGGCACGTGCCCgggctcgccgccgccgcttccaGGTACTCCAGCAAGGTCTCAGGATGATGTATATAGCTAATATTTTAAAACTTCAGCTgaaaaatatgtgtatcatgataAATGGAATAGCTCGGGCCTATTCAGTTATTTCCCAGCGTAAGTACTTGACCCAACTTGAGACTGGGCCACTTTAGGTAACACAGGTTCACGAGAATCAAGATGGTAGACAAAATCCATCGATCGGTTTCTAAGATTTGTTTTTATATTGTAGATTCTCTATGAGATGAGAGGTTGATGAACATTGGAATTTGCATATTGGACTTCTGTTCTTTTTTTTGCGTAGAAGGCGGGAGCTTTATTACTCAATAATAGGGTTACAATCACAAGCTACAAAGTCTGATAAAAAACGAGGGGAACAGTCATACCACAGCCGGCTGAACTGTCCCACTCTCGCATGAGTAGCTAAACAATCTGCAACTCTATTCTGTTGACGATCTACTTTCATGAGAACAAGCTCCCTTGAACCATTGATCACTTGTTTTAGCTCCATCACAAGTTTAGTATGTGGTGATCGGTCCAAACCTTCCTCCTTCAGAGTCTTTAGGACAGCTGAACTATCAGATTGTAGCAGTAGTGGTGCGTCAGGGTACTGAAGAGCCAACACCAATCCTTCCTTAACTGCTAACAACTCAGCTTCATATGCATCAGTAAGATTTTCATAGGCCTTGCACGCTGTCATCAAAACAGCTCCTGTGTGATCACGTACGATACAACCAATACCAGCAGAGCCATTAAATTGGAGAAAAGATCCATCCACTGTTATTGCTACCCAACCAGTAGCTGGTTTGGGCCACGTAGTGTTTTTCACCACCACGTTTTTGGCCTGAAGTTCCTGAAGGCCAACAACACTCTTCCCCTTCTCAAGATCTCTTCCATCTGGTTGATTTAAACACATAAGGGAGTCCATGTAGCTGCATAAATACCGTCTCGTCATCTCCACTGGCGGATTCGGTTTGTCATGAACTGCATCATTACGTAACTGCCAGTTCCGCCAAACCAACATCATAATTCTTGCGCGCGTATGTTCATTTGATCTAGCCAGCAGGTCTAACAGCCATTCATGGCCAGTGTGCAACAACTCTTCTTTCTCCGGCAACTCCCAAACTTCTCGCATGGCCTCCCATACCATTGCCGAGCTAGGACAGGAGATCACCGCATGGAATGCATCTTCGGCCTCCATTCCGCATCGTATGCATGTATCAAGCGTCGCCAAATTTCGCCGTTGTTTTAATTTCATAGTAGGCAGTCCATCAACCGCCAACCTCCAAGCACATATTTTAACCTTCTGTGGGATCTTTGCCTGCCACACAACTTTCCAAATTGGTCTAGCTCCATCTGGCCTGTTACTAGATGCTACACCCCCTGCCTCACGTAGATTTTCAGAGACTGCCAAGTGATAGGAACTTTTCACAGTAAACATCCCATTATGCTCTGGTTGCCATGCTATAAAATCACCTTCTTCTCTCCTTGCTGTCTTGATTTTCAAGATCAACTCGACGTCCTCCTGTATCATATACCTCCTAAGGAGCTCCTCATTCCATGTGCCATCAGCAAGTAAGAAACTTGCTACACGAGTAAACCGACAGGTGCCCTGATCAGATAAAGGTCTACGTGAGCCAACCCTTGGTATCCAGGGATCACGCCAGCACCTGACTGTACGACCATCGCCAATGCGCCAGATTATACCTTTTTTTAGAAGCTCTAGGCCGTACTCAATACCGCGCCAAACAGCAGACGCGTTCCCAGCGAACACAGTATCAGCAAGATTCCCTCTTCTATAGTACTTGGCTTTCATTAATCTTGCGCATAAGCTGCCAGGTCGATCAATAAGCCTCCACGCTTGTCGCGCTAGAAGCGCTTGGTTGAATAGGCGCATGTCACGGAAACCAAGACCATCGTGGCTCTTAGGGCAGATCATTTTATCCCAAGCAGTCCAGTGTGTCTTCCTCTTTCCGTTCTTCACACCCCACCAATAACTTCTAACCATCTTAGTTAAATCATCACAAACCGAGAAAGGCAGTTTAAAAACACTCATAACATAAGTAGGCAGTGCTTGAGCTACTGCCTTAATCAATATCTCCTTCCCTCCGAGGGATAAATACTTCTCCCCCCAATCTATCAACCGCTTAATCATCTTTGCCTGAAGTGAGTGAAATTTTCCTTTGCTCATCCTCCCTTCCGGAACAGGCAAGCCTAAATATTTTTGTTTCAAAACCTGCGTGCTCCACTTGCAAAATCTCCTTTATAGCATCCTGCACTTCCTCCGAACACTCGCTGCCAAATAAGATCGACGACTTTGAGGGATTTATCAATTGGCCAGTGCCTATAGCATACCTTTGCAACAACTTCTTGATCAAATCAGCTTGATCCTCCTTCGCCTTAACAAACAACAAAGTGTCATCCGCAAATAACAAATGCGAGATTTAGGGCATATCACAATTGGTTCTAGGCCTCCAGAACTTACAGCTTCTTGTATAAGAGCTGACAAAGAATCTGCGACAAAAAGAAACAGGAAAGGCGACAGTGGGTCACCTTGTCGCAAACCTCTCGATGGAGCAAACCGCTCAAGGAGGCGTCCATTGAACCTTACCGAGTAATGGACTGTCGTAACACATTGCATTATCCATTTTATCCAAACCGGTGAGAAACCAAGTTTCACCATTGCCTTCTCAAGAAAGGCCCAATCAACGCGATCATAAGCCTTGGAAAGGTCTAGTTTATATGCACAAATTGACTCCGCTGGATCCTTTCCTTGCTGCAAGTGGTGAATACACTCAAACGCAATCAAAGCATTGTCTGATATGAGTCTCCCGGGTATGAACGCGCTTTGGTTCTCCGACACTATCTCGTCCAACATTGGTCGCAATCTGCTCACCATACATTTAGATACTACTTTATACAACACATTGCATAAACTAATTGGACGAAAATCCTTAAGTTCCTCTGGTTGAGTAATCTTTGGGATCAAAACAATTGCAGTCTCATTTACTCCATCTGGCATCCTTCCCTCTCTGAAAAATTGTTTGACTGCTGCAATTATTTCTGATTTAACAGTACTCCAATTTCTCTGGTAGAACCGGGTCGGAAATCCATCCGGGCCTGGTGCCTTTAAAGGGCCAATTTGAAACAAAGCATCTGAAATTTCTTGCTCTGAAAACTCTTTACACAAACTTTCATTCATGGCAACAGAAACTTTCGGTGTTAGGACCTCCACGATATCATCAGGGTTTAAAGTTGGGTCcttgttgtacacctccttgaaaTACGAGGTGGCCATTCTCTCCATTATAGATGGGACAGTACACCATGTTCCATcatccttttttattttcttaaTTTCATTTTTCTTTGCCCTCCATACCGCCTTCTTATGAAAGAATTTGGTATTTCGGTCTCCTTCCTTTAACCAGCTTATACGAGAGCGTTGTAGCCACATCATCTCCTCTCTATATAGTAATTCATCCATCCTATTCATCTTCTGTCGGATTATGTACCTATCAGCGTCCGATTCATGAAGTGCGGCTAGCTCAGCTCGCAGCTCCTCGAGCTCCTTAAGGACATTCCCAAACTTGGTCTTACTCCACTGCCTTAGGTCCTTCATAACTGATTCCAAAGATCGGGATATATAACCAAGATCACCTCCTTCGCTAACTTGCTGCCAAGCATTCGCAATGATCTCTGGTAGAGCTGCATCCCGCTCCCACATAATTTCGTATCTCCCAATTCTAGCTTTCGGTCTTCTGTGTTGATCCTCCTCCAATTGCAAAAGGATTGGAAAGTGATCAGAACGCGATGATACCAAGTGTGACACTGCTGCATTCGGAAAAAGGTCGCTCCATTCAGTATCAGCACATGCTCGATCCAGTCTCACTTTGACGTTTCTATCACCAGATTGATGATTATCAAAAGTAAACGGCAGCCCGGTAAAACCGAGATCTACCAGTTCGCAATTAGCCAGCACCTCCCTAAAAGCCATCATTTGTGATTCCGCCCTTGGGCATGCTGAAAAATGCTCATGTTGCCAAAGTACCTCATTATAGTCCCCCATAACCACCCATGGTAAATGAGATGCTGACCTTCTTGATTCATCAAAAGTTTACTTTTATCATAATAATGCTAGTATATATAACTAGATATTTGCGAGAGCGGCGTTTTGACACCCGAGCTCAGATGCTCTCGTTTTCTGAGCCGTTCATACTGCGCTGTGATCTGTGCTCTGTATCGTTTTCTGGAGTGGTGCAGTCCGCTAGAAATCCTCGTAAAGCGAGCGGAAAGTATGCAGCGCGTGTTGTACGGTGGTCCCAGGTAAACGGACGTTAGAGATGGCCTGGCGTGAGGAAGACGGCGGAGGTTTCTGCTTTCGTTTACAGCTCCTGTGGCCGATGTCAGGCTGAATCGGGACAAATTAG
It includes:
- the LOC127296387 gene encoding proline-rich protein 2, whose protein sequence is MEFLPRQFLLGVCTVALAIGLADAVHGETVPVVVGLARCSDCTRKNMNAEAAFKGLQVVVKCKSSKGEYESKAVGQLDKSGAFSVPLAADLVGVDGELKHDCLAQLHSASNMPCPGQEPSKIVAAPSHGGKTAFMALAGKVHEPSAECASAFLCHPPMIKPPKHDHDHPHLPGIKPPKHDHDHPHLPSKPIPPKHDHDHDHDLPPAGKPIPPKHDHDHDHALPPVAMPPKPMPIYGPPSERNAVTDPQLFKKMLPFLKKLPFFPPAEQNTKP